Proteins found in one Tamandua tetradactyla isolate mTamTet1 chromosome 3, mTamTet1.pri, whole genome shotgun sequence genomic segment:
- the KCNE4 gene encoding potassium voltage-gated channel subfamily E member 4 translates to MLRMEPLNTTHPSPAASSSPLESHVHGRGSSNGNEYFYILVVMSFYGIFLIGIMLGYMKSKRREKKSSLLLLYKDEERLWGEAMKPLPMVSGLRSVQVPMMLNMLQESVAPALSCTLCSMEGDSVSSESSSPDVHLTIQEEVADDELGETSETPLNESSEGSSENIHQNS, encoded by the coding sequence ATGCTGAGGATGGAGCCTCTGAACACCACGCACCCCAGCCCCGCAGCTTCCAGCAGCCCCCTCGAGTCCCACGTGCACGGCCGCGGCAGCAGCAACGGCAACGAATACTTCTACATCCTGGTTGTCATGTCCTTCTATGGCATTTTCTTGATTGGAATCATGCTGGGCTACATGAAATCCAAGAGGCGGGAGAAGAAGTCCAGCCTTCTGCTGCTGTATAAAGACGAGGAGCGGCTCTGGGGGGAGGCCATGAAGCCCCTGCCCATGGTGTCGGGCCTGAGATCCGTGCAGGTGCCCATGATGCTGAACATGCTGCAAGAGAGCGTGGCACCGGCCCTGTCCTGCACCCTCTGCTCCATGGAAGGGGACAGTGTGAGCTCCGAGTCCTCCTCCCCGGACGTGCATCTCACCATCCAGGAGGAGGTGGCGGACGATGAGCTGGGAGAGACTTCCGAGACGCCCCTCAACGAAAGCAGCGAAGGGTCCTCAGAGAACATCCATCAGAATTCCTAG